A single region of the Mustela lutreola isolate mMusLut2 chromosome 2, mMusLut2.pri, whole genome shotgun sequence genome encodes:
- the PWWP3A gene encoding PWWP domain-containing DNA repair factor 3A isoform X1, whose protein sequence is MTDAQYVLCRWEQRLWPAQVLARTETSTGSKRKKEFSLSVQILSLDEKIEVRSTDVETLKTAHIERIASSLASQDAVRAEPLEELAYRRSLRVALDVLNQRAALPRESSSREGRTALSSGGKSADPASSLCDPGSSGLQEAVPSSSGLQRRERAHPRLVAAPTCRQDSRRQVAHKEELGKSESLRAVAAPSARAASRQGSGSRARCRRRTAPRPRGRKLAPEPGLGERARVLSEGDGGKESSPPRPRSPPGVREEGLWAKARDPGLPLHSPDGLPTLERPAKRLCPDGSQRLPAPQLEPGAVPRQGPRGCTGLRSAGELGLPGPRAAEEPRDLHILVEEDRQSSGESVELNPIRSVLEEDEDDEEPPRILLYHEPRSFEVGMLVWLKHQKYPFWPAVVKSVRRREKKASVLFIEGHMDPKGRGITVSLRRLKHFDCKEKQALLNEAKEDFDQAIGWCVSLITDYRVRLGCGSFAGSFLEYYAADISYPVRKSIQQDVLGTRFPQLSKGDPEEPVAGSPQGRRRPYRKVLPDRSRAARDRANQKLVEYIVKARGAEGHLRAILKNRKPSRWLKTFLASGQYVTCVETYLEDEQQLDVVVKYLQGLYQEAGGRAPARASGDTIRFILDVLLPEALQKRCAEGLGAQSWDVCLRLRPSSAPSRRWTLWITRRLRRSTSEDHPSATGKKKYLITSFWKKGISGADTGGAAGPVAGARAESAGPGPGLCSLLIRGCAFPGFLGR, encoded by the exons ATGACGGACGCCCAGTATGTCTTGTGCCGATGGGAGCAGCGGCTGTGGCCGGCCCAG GTGCTGGCCAGAACCGAGACGTCCACCGGCAGTAAGCGGAAAAAGGAGTTTTCCCTGAGTGTTCAGATCCTCTCCCTGGATGAAAA GATTGAGGTGAGGAGCACAGACGTGGAAACGCTGAAGACGGCGCACATCGAACGCATAGCCTCGTCCCTGG CCTCCCAGGATGCGGTTCGTGCCGAGCCCCTGGAGGAGCTGGCCTACAGACGCTCGCTTCGAGTGGCTCTGGACGTTCTCAACCAGAGAGCCGCGTTGCCTCGAGAGAGCTCTTCGAGGGAAGGAAGAACTGCTCTGTCCTCCGGAGGGAAGTCTGCGGATCCGGCCTCTTCTCTCTGTGACCCCGGCTCTTCGGGTCTCCAGGAAGCCGTGCCGAGCAGTTCTGGACTTCAGAGGCGGGAACGTGCACACCCAAGGCTGGTGGCTGCACCCACTTGTAGGCAGGACTCCAGGCGCCAAGTGGCCCACAAGGAGGAGCTCGGGAAAAGTGAGAGCCTGCGAGCCGTGGCGGCCCCCTCGGCCAGAGCTGCCTCTCGGCAGGGCAGTGGATCGAGAGCGCGCTGCAGAAGGCGGACAGCCCCGAGGCCAAGGGGGAGGAAGTTAGCACCAGAGCCTGGCCTGGGTGAGAGAGCACGTGTGCTCTCGGAGGGAGACGGTGGGAAGGAGAGCAGCCCGCCGCGCCCCCGCTCACCTCCCGGCGTCCGGGAGGAGGGTCTTTGGGCCAAAGCGCGAGACCCGGGATTACCTTTGCACAGCCCTGATGGGCTCCCGACCCTGGAGCGCCCCGCCAAGCGGCTGTGCCCAGATGGCAGCCAGAGGCTGCCCGCCCCGCAGCTGGAGCCGGGGGCAGTGCCCAGGCAGGGGCCCAGGGGCTGCACAGGCCTGCGCAGCGCTGGCGAACTCGGCCTGCCGGGCCCCCGTGCTGCGGAGGAGCCGCGTGATCTTCACATCCTGGTGGAGGAAG ACCGTCAGTCGTCTGGAGAGTCCGTGGAGCTGAATCCCATTCGCTCCGTCCTGGAGGAAGATGAGGACGACGAGGAGCCGCCCCGGATCCTCCTTTACCACG AGCCGCGCTCGTTTGAAGTGGGAATGCTAGTCTGGCTGAAGCACCAGAAATACCCCTTCTGGCCAGCAGTG GTCAAGAGCGTCCGGCGAAGAGAGAAGAAAGCCAGTGTGCTCTTTATCGAGGGGCACATGGACCCCAAAGGGAGAGG CATCACGGTGTCTCTCAGGAGATTGAAGCACTTCGACTGcaaagagaaacaggctcttcTG AACGAGGCCAAGGAGGACTTCGACCAGGCCATCGGCTGGTGTGTCTCCCTGATCACGGACTACAGGGTCCGGCTCG GCTGCGGTTCCTTCGCCGGCTCCTTCCTGGAATACTACGCGGCCGACATAA GTTATCCTGTCCGCAAGTCCATCCAGCAGGACGTCTTGGGGACCAGGTTTCCGCAGCTTAGCAAGGGGGACCCCGAGGAGCCTGTGGCGGGGAGCCCCCAGGGGAGGAGGCGGCCCTATAGGAAGGTCCTCCCCGACCGGTCCCGGGCTGCCCGGGACCGGGCCAACCAGAAGCTGGTGGAGTACATCGTGAAAGCCAGGGGCGCCGAGGGCCACCTGCGGGCCATCCTGAAGAACCGGAAGCCGTCCCGATGGCTGAAGACGTTCCTGGCGTCGGGTCAGTATGTGACGTGCGTGGAGACGTACCTGGAGGACGAGCAGCAGCTGGACGTGGTGGTGAAGTACCTGCAGGGCCTGTACCAGGAGGCGGGCGGCCGGGCGCCGGCGCGGGCCAGCGGCGACACGATCCGCTTCATCCTGGACGTTCTTCTGCCGGAA GCTCTTCAGAAACGCTGTGCGGagggcctgggggctcagtcatggGACGTCTGtctccggctcag GCCATCATCTGCGCCATCGCGGCGGTGGACGCTGTGGATTACAAGACGGCTGAGGAGAAGTACCTCAGAGGACCATCCCTCAGCTACCG ggaaaaagaaatatttgataacCAGCTTCTGGAAGAAAGGAATCAGCGGTGCTGACACCGGAGGGGCTGCGGGTCCCGTGGCCGGGGCGCGAGCGGAGTCTGCAGGCCCGGGGCCCGGGCTGTGCTCGCTGCTCATCCGTGGGTGTGCTTTTCCTGGCTTTCTTGGAAGGTAG
- the LOC131826048 gene encoding atherin-like, translating to MGRPYPPRDPPLPPGRACARLTDGRWAGARARARLTDGRREGGRVRSRGAPSGRRRRAASAPAGPAPFGNPPPGPAACGRRPVPSPPPPHDPREPSRAFQNLHVPEAPRAAAVPLTAPPSAARDAVKPHNCPRATKGEESAISESTTRAAGGGGSCLHPLCRGRGRRGLSADVHPVRPLGSAIRVRTLDARAATPPAAGSLLVTTAPRLTSSLLVPLDVFPCTLPLFLGCEKTLSSDMAPAAPHIRREGSEGNTRKSRERKPLGTRCGLLLPRS from the exons ATGGGACGCCCGTATCCGCCCCGGGACCCGCCCCTTCCGCCCGGGCGGGCGTGCGCGCGACTGACTGACGGGCGCTGGGCGGGCGCGCGGGCGCGCGCGCGGTTGACTGACGGGCGCCGAGAGGGCGGGCGGGTGCGAAGCCGAGGGGCGCCGAGCGGGCGGCGACGGCGGGCGGCCTCCGCCCCGGCCGGCCCCGCTCCCTTTGGGAACCCGCCCCCGGGCCCCGCGGCGTGCGGAAGGCGCCCtgttccctccccgcccccgccacacGACCCGAGAGAACCTTCCAGAGCCTTCCAGAACCTTCACGTTCCTGAGGCGCCACGTGCTGCCGCGGTGCCCCTGACGGCGCCGCCCAGCGCAGCCCGGGACGCAG TAAAACCCCATAACTGCCCCAGAGCGACTAAAGGTGAAGAAAGTGCGATTTCCGAAAGCACAACgagagcagcaggaggaggagggtcgTGCCTGCACCCGCTGTGCCGTGGGCGCGGCCGCCGCGGGCTGTCGGCGGACGTCCACCCCGTCCGTCCTTTGGGGTCCGCCATCCGGGTTAGGACGTTGGATGCCCGCGCGGCCACTCCGCCAGCTGCCGGGTCCCTGCTTGTCACCACCGCTCCCCGGCTCACGTCCTCTCTTCTGGTCCCACTGGACGTGTTTCCGTGcacactccctctctttcttggTTGTGAGAAAACCCTGAGCTCGGACATGGCCCCAGCAGCACCACACATCCGAAGGGAAGGGAGCGAGGGAAACACCAGAAAAAGTCGCGAAAGGAAACCTCTGGGGACACGGTGCGGTTTGCTCCTCCCCAGGTCGTAG
- the PWWP3A gene encoding PWWP domain-containing DNA repair factor 3A isoform X2: MTDAQYVLCRWEQRLWPAQVLARTETSTGSKRKKEFSLSVQILSLDEKIEVRSTDVETLKTAHIERIASSLASQDAVRAEPLEELAYRRSLRVALDVLNQRAALPRESSSREGRTALSSGGKSADPASSLCDPGSSGLQEAVPSSSGLQRRERAHPRLVAAPTCRQDSRRQVAHKEELGKSESLRAVAAPSARAASRQGSGSRARCRRRTAPRPRGRKLAPEPGLGERARVLSEGDGGKESSPPRPRSPPGVREEGLWAKARDPGLPLHSPDGLPTLERPAKRLCPDGSQRLPAPQLEPGAVPRQGPRGCTGLRSAGELGLPGPRAAEEPRDLHILVEEDRQSSGESVELNPIRSVLEEDEDDEEPPRILLYHEPRSFEVGMLVWLKHQKYPFWPAVVKSVRRREKKASVLFIEGHMDPKGRGITVSLRRLKHFDCKEKQALLNEAKEDFDQAIGWCVSLITDYRVRLGCGSFAGSFLEYYAADISYPVRKSIQQDVLGTRFPQLSKGDPEEPVAGSPQGRRRPYRKVLPDRSRAARDRANQKLVEYIVKARGAEGHLRAILKNRKPSRWLKTFLASGQYVTCVETYLEDEQQLDVVVKYLQGLYQEAGGRAPARASGDTIRFILDVLLPEAIICAIAAVDAVDYKTAEEKYLRGPSLSYREKEIFDNQLLEERNQRC, from the exons ATGACGGACGCCCAGTATGTCTTGTGCCGATGGGAGCAGCGGCTGTGGCCGGCCCAG GTGCTGGCCAGAACCGAGACGTCCACCGGCAGTAAGCGGAAAAAGGAGTTTTCCCTGAGTGTTCAGATCCTCTCCCTGGATGAAAA GATTGAGGTGAGGAGCACAGACGTGGAAACGCTGAAGACGGCGCACATCGAACGCATAGCCTCGTCCCTGG CCTCCCAGGATGCGGTTCGTGCCGAGCCCCTGGAGGAGCTGGCCTACAGACGCTCGCTTCGAGTGGCTCTGGACGTTCTCAACCAGAGAGCCGCGTTGCCTCGAGAGAGCTCTTCGAGGGAAGGAAGAACTGCTCTGTCCTCCGGAGGGAAGTCTGCGGATCCGGCCTCTTCTCTCTGTGACCCCGGCTCTTCGGGTCTCCAGGAAGCCGTGCCGAGCAGTTCTGGACTTCAGAGGCGGGAACGTGCACACCCAAGGCTGGTGGCTGCACCCACTTGTAGGCAGGACTCCAGGCGCCAAGTGGCCCACAAGGAGGAGCTCGGGAAAAGTGAGAGCCTGCGAGCCGTGGCGGCCCCCTCGGCCAGAGCTGCCTCTCGGCAGGGCAGTGGATCGAGAGCGCGCTGCAGAAGGCGGACAGCCCCGAGGCCAAGGGGGAGGAAGTTAGCACCAGAGCCTGGCCTGGGTGAGAGAGCACGTGTGCTCTCGGAGGGAGACGGTGGGAAGGAGAGCAGCCCGCCGCGCCCCCGCTCACCTCCCGGCGTCCGGGAGGAGGGTCTTTGGGCCAAAGCGCGAGACCCGGGATTACCTTTGCACAGCCCTGATGGGCTCCCGACCCTGGAGCGCCCCGCCAAGCGGCTGTGCCCAGATGGCAGCCAGAGGCTGCCCGCCCCGCAGCTGGAGCCGGGGGCAGTGCCCAGGCAGGGGCCCAGGGGCTGCACAGGCCTGCGCAGCGCTGGCGAACTCGGCCTGCCGGGCCCCCGTGCTGCGGAGGAGCCGCGTGATCTTCACATCCTGGTGGAGGAAG ACCGTCAGTCGTCTGGAGAGTCCGTGGAGCTGAATCCCATTCGCTCCGTCCTGGAGGAAGATGAGGACGACGAGGAGCCGCCCCGGATCCTCCTTTACCACG AGCCGCGCTCGTTTGAAGTGGGAATGCTAGTCTGGCTGAAGCACCAGAAATACCCCTTCTGGCCAGCAGTG GTCAAGAGCGTCCGGCGAAGAGAGAAGAAAGCCAGTGTGCTCTTTATCGAGGGGCACATGGACCCCAAAGGGAGAGG CATCACGGTGTCTCTCAGGAGATTGAAGCACTTCGACTGcaaagagaaacaggctcttcTG AACGAGGCCAAGGAGGACTTCGACCAGGCCATCGGCTGGTGTGTCTCCCTGATCACGGACTACAGGGTCCGGCTCG GCTGCGGTTCCTTCGCCGGCTCCTTCCTGGAATACTACGCGGCCGACATAA GTTATCCTGTCCGCAAGTCCATCCAGCAGGACGTCTTGGGGACCAGGTTTCCGCAGCTTAGCAAGGGGGACCCCGAGGAGCCTGTGGCGGGGAGCCCCCAGGGGAGGAGGCGGCCCTATAGGAAGGTCCTCCCCGACCGGTCCCGGGCTGCCCGGGACCGGGCCAACCAGAAGCTGGTGGAGTACATCGTGAAAGCCAGGGGCGCCGAGGGCCACCTGCGGGCCATCCTGAAGAACCGGAAGCCGTCCCGATGGCTGAAGACGTTCCTGGCGTCGGGTCAGTATGTGACGTGCGTGGAGACGTACCTGGAGGACGAGCAGCAGCTGGACGTGGTGGTGAAGTACCTGCAGGGCCTGTACCAGGAGGCGGGCGGCCGGGCGCCGGCGCGGGCCAGCGGCGACACGATCCGCTTCATCCTGGACGTTCTTCTGCCGGAA GCCATCATCTGCGCCATCGCGGCGGTGGACGCTGTGGATTACAAGACGGCTGAGGAGAAGTACCTCAGAGGACCATCCCTCAGCTACCG ggaaaaagaaatatttgataacCAGCTTCTGGAAGAAAGGAATCAGCGGTGCTGA